The DNA window GGCGCTGTGTCCGATGCGCCGGGCGGTATCCAGGTCGTCCGCGTCCAGGGCCCGCTCCAGCGCCTCCTGGTCCCGCCGGGAACATTCCAGAAACCGGTCCACCAACTCGGCCAGATCCGCGTCGATGCGTTCCACCACGTCCCTGCCCATGGTCGCTCCTTCGCTTTCGTCAGCATAGTCCCATCCCGATGGAAAATGAAGCGGCCGCGAATGGAGGCCCCGATCCGGGCGGCGACGAAAAAAACCGGCCGGGATACCCGGCCGGTTCGCGTCCTGTCGTCCCGGAATGATCAGCCTTGGCGGGAAATGAAGCGATTGGAGACCGGAGGAGCCACCCTCGAACCGTCCTTGTAGGCGGAAAAACGCTGGTTCTCGAGACGGACCCGCTGGAGGTCGGCTTTGAGGGCCGCATGCAGACGTCGGGCTTCCTGGGTGATCTGCCCCTGGAGAGCCTTCAGCTGGGTCAGCTTGTCGAGTACGCTGTCCAGATCCACGCGCTTTCCGTTTTCGATGGAGGCGGTGAGGCGTCCACGATCCTGAGCCAGCTGTTCGGCTTCGAACACGTCCCCGGCGATGAGAAAGCCCAGTTCCTTGTGGCCCATCTCGATGGCCTGGTCGAGCAGCGTCACCATGTCGGACATGATCTTACTCCTTGCGCGCCAAGCGAATGTCCTCGCGCAGTTCGGCGATGACCTTCTTCCAGCGGTCCACGGCCGGAAGGAACTCATACTCCAGCAGATCGGAAAGCAGAATCCAGTCCTCGTTCTCCAACACCTCGGACATCTCGCCGAAAAGATCGTTGAATTCGTCGGCGGCGGCGCGGAAGGTGTCGTGGTCCTTGAGCGAAAATTCGTCGCGCAGGCTGCCGATCATGCCCAGGAAGTCCCGGGTCACGTCCAGAAGATCCTGATAGAGATCCAGCGCCTCGGCGTCGTCGGCCTGACGGAAGAGTCCGGCCACGCGGGATCCGCCCTCGCCCATCAGGTTGACCACCTTGTAGAGCTCACGGGTGATGTCCACGGCCATTTCCTTGACCGGCACGGACTTGATCTCCACGCTCTCTATGTTGCCGGTCTCGATGTCCTCGGCCTGGTGCGGGTATATCTCGGTGAAGGGCTCGTTGTTCACGAG is part of the Desulfovibrio aminophilus DSM 12254 genome and encodes:
- a CDS encoding Hpt domain-containing protein; this encodes MGRDVVERIDADLAELVDRFLECSRRDQEALERALDADDLDTARRIGHSAKGAGAAYGFLGLRDLGGELETAAGRGEASAARELARRLREYLDAVRVEYT